Proteins encoded within one genomic window of Formosa agariphila KMM 3901:
- the bshB1 gene encoding bacillithiol biosynthesis deacetylase BshB1: MKLDILAIGAHPDDVELGCGATIAKEIANGKTVGIIDLTRGELGTRGTAETRKAEAKAAAELLGVSVRENLGFDDAFFVNDKAHQLEVIKMIRKYQPEIVLCNAIDDRHIDHGKGSKLVSDACFLSGLKKIETELGGEEQVQWRPKHVYHYIQWKTIEPDFVVDVTGYIEIKEQAVLAYKTQFFDPNSKEPQTPISSKNFTDSVNYRAKDLGRLIGVEYAEGFTSERYVAVENLFKLK; this comes from the coding sequence ATGAAATTAGATATACTTGCAATAGGCGCACACCCAGACGATGTAGAATTGGGATGCGGAGCAACCATTGCAAAAGAAATAGCCAACGGAAAAACGGTTGGGATAATAGATTTAACACGTGGTGAATTAGGAACACGAGGAACAGCAGAAACACGAAAAGCAGAAGCCAAAGCAGCAGCAGAGCTATTAGGTGTGTCGGTACGTGAAAACCTAGGTTTTGATGATGCCTTTTTTGTAAATGATAAAGCACATCAATTAGAGGTTATTAAAATGATACGTAAATATCAGCCAGAAATTGTGCTTTGTAACGCTATAGATGATAGGCATATCGACCATGGAAAAGGGAGTAAGCTAGTGAGCGATGCTTGTTTTTTAAGTGGATTAAAAAAGATAGAAACAGAACTAGGAGGAGAGGAGCAAGTACAATGGCGACCAAAGCATGTGTACCATTATATACAATGGAAAACTATTGAACCAGATTTTGTTGTAGATGTTACAGGATATATAGAAATTAAAGAACAGGCAGTTTTAGCGTATAAAACACAGTTTTTTGATCCGAATAGTAAAGAACCACAAACTCCAATTTCGAGTAAGAATTTTACCGATAGTGTAAATTATCGCGCAAAAGATTTAGGACGTCTAATTGGAGTGGAATACGCAGAGGGCTTTACATCAGAGCGTTATGTGGCGGTCGAAAATTTATTTAAATTAAAATGA
- a CDS encoding MBL fold metallo-hydrolase, translated as MKSTLYLLLFLISNMFYGQQAPAFQVVPLGVKGGVDETNLSSYLVAPIHTNDFVALDAGTIHAGIEKSIENNIFNVSASEVLKRYIKGYFISHAHLDHVSGLIINSPADSSKTVYATQKCMTMMQNHYFNGQTWANFGDEGPGFQIKRYHFETLNVKQEIPISNTDMHVTAFPLSHVNPFESTAFLVRHHNDYILYLGDTGPDAIENSQDLKHLWTTIAPLIKRNQLRAMFIEVSFPNEQADTALFGHLTPNWFYKELSVLQKLTGDKALTGFKTIITHQKPPKENMVKIKAQLEKQNNLGLDLIFPEQGVKLEF; from the coding sequence ATGAAATCTACTCTTTACTTATTATTATTTCTAATATCTAATATGTTTTACGGACAACAAGCGCCAGCTTTTCAAGTCGTTCCACTAGGGGTTAAAGGCGGCGTTGATGAAACTAATTTATCATCATACTTAGTTGCTCCTATTCACACCAATGATTTTGTAGCTTTAGATGCTGGAACCATTCATGCAGGAATAGAAAAGTCTATTGAAAACAACATCTTTAACGTATCTGCAAGCGAAGTCTTAAAACGTTATATAAAAGGTTATTTTATTTCGCATGCCCATTTAGATCACGTCTCTGGCTTAATAATAAATTCGCCTGCAGATTCTTCTAAAACTGTGTATGCCACACAGAAGTGTATGACGATGATGCAAAATCATTATTTTAACGGACAAACATGGGCGAATTTCGGTGATGAAGGTCCAGGATTTCAAATAAAACGATATCACTTTGAAACTTTAAATGTCAAGCAAGAAATACCAATTTCAAATACAGATATGCATGTCACAGCGTTTCCTTTAAGTCATGTAAATCCGTTTGAAAGTACAGCATTCCTTGTAAGGCATCACAACGATTATATCCTTTATTTAGGAGATACAGGTCCAGATGCTATTGAAAACAGTCAGGATTTAAAACACTTATGGACTACGATTGCACCTTTAATTAAAAGGAATCAACTACGCGCTATGTTTATTGAAGTTTCCTTTCCTAACGAGCAAGCAGACACTGCATTGTTTGGACATTTAACTCCAAATTGGTTTTATAAAGAATTAAGCGTATTACAGAAATTAACAGGAGACAAAGCCTTAACAGGTTTTAAAACAATAATTACGCACCAGAAACCGCCAAAAGAAAATATGGTTAAAATTAAAGCGCAATTAGAAAAACAGAATAATTTAGGCTTAGATTTAATCTTTCCAGAACAAGGTGTAAAGTTAGAATTTTAA